Proteins from a single region of Gasterosteus aculeatus chromosome 20, fGasAcu3.hap1.1, whole genome shotgun sequence:
- the LOC120811214 gene encoding C-C chemokine receptor type 1-like isoform X1: MSLCSPAIGWRPIQDVPCLSPKVGWDGLQPPRDPVCRISGLTMDGWIYSSVNNQITHCELPSLDILSTSKKNFAENVSEEYDYLDYYEDNTNKNSPCSITALRDFGKVFLPTFYSLVFVLGVIGNGLVVCVLVKHRHKTNLTDMCLFNLAVSDLVFVFTLPFYSHYSVVGEWPFGDFLCRFASGSHTTGFLSSIFFMVAMTLDRYMVIMHAHKVAQYRTFRAGIALTAFVWTMSLCFSLPAVFFTKVTNESTGVACTYEPENDAWRLYDILMKNVLGLGIPLLVMIVCYSRIIPILLNMRSTKKHRVVKLIISIVIAFFMFWAPYNISILLEFQKLSTDCNSLQSLKLSIIVTETIAYSHCCLNPIIYAFVGQKFMRRVLQMLKKCGSGFLPSTRENSSHRKSSVMSRSSDATTNFIM, encoded by the exons atgtctctgtgtagccctgcgattggctggcgaccaatccaggatgtaccctgtctatcgcccaaggttggctgggatggactccagcccccccgcgaccctgtgtgcaggataagcggtttgacaatggatggatggatttacaGTTCAGTGAACAACCAAATAACTCACTGTGAGCTGCCTTCTTTGGACATTCTGTCTACCTCTAAAAAAA ATTTTGCAGAAAATGTCAGCGAAGAGTATGATTATTTAGACTATTATGAAGACAACACCAACAAAAACAGTCCTTGCAGCATCACCGCTCTGAGGGATTTTGGCAAGGTCTTTCTGCCCACCTTCTACAGTCTGGTTTTCGTCCTTGGCGTCATAG GCAATGGTTTAGTGGTGTGCGTCCTGGTGAAGCACCGCCACAAGACCAACTTAACAGACATGTGCCTCTTCAACCTGGCTGTCTCCGACCTCGTCTTTGTCTTCACGTTGCCTTTCTACTCTCACTACTCCGTGGTGGGTGAATGGCCTTTTGGAGACTTCCTCTGCCGCTTCGCCTCTGGCTCACACACCACTGGGTTTTTAAGCAGCATCTTCTTTATGGTTGCCATGACGCTGGACCGCTACATGGTCATCATGCACGCTCACAAGGTGGCACAATATCGCACTTTTAGGGCAGGCATCGCTCTGACCGCCTTTGTTTGGACGATGAGTTTGTGCTTCTCCCTGCCGGCCGTCTTCTTTACGAAGGTGACGAACGAGTCCACCGGAGTTGCCTGCACCTACGAACCAGAAAACGATGCCTGGAGGCTCTATGACATCCTCATGAAGAATGTATTGGGCCTTGGGATTCCACTGTTGGTGATGATAGTTTGCTACTCCAGGATCATCCCCATACTGCTGAACATGAGGAGCACCAAGAAGCACCGCGTTGTCAAGCTGATCATCTCCATAGTGATCGCCTTTTTCATGTTCTGGGCCCCATATAACATTTCCATTCTCTTGGAGTTTCAGAAATTGTCGACTGATTGCAACTCACTCCAAAGTCTTAAGCTGTCGATAATAGTGACCGAGACCATTGCTTATTCTCACTGCTGCCTGAATCCCATCATCTACGCCTTTGTGGGACAGAAGTTTATGAGACGAGTATTGCAGATGTTGAAGAAATGTGGGTCTGGGTTTCTCCCCTCTACAAGAGAAAATAGCTCACACAGGAAAAGCTCAGTTATGTCCAGGTCCTCTGATGCCACCACCAATTTCATCATGTAG
- the LOC120811214 gene encoding C-C chemokine receptor type 1-like isoform X2 encodes MDGWIYSSVNNQITHCELPSLDILSTSKKNFAENVSEEYDYLDYYEDNTNKNSPCSITALRDFGKVFLPTFYSLVFVLGVIGNGLVVCVLVKHRHKTNLTDMCLFNLAVSDLVFVFTLPFYSHYSVVGEWPFGDFLCRFASGSHTTGFLSSIFFMVAMTLDRYMVIMHAHKVAQYRTFRAGIALTAFVWTMSLCFSLPAVFFTKVTNESTGVACTYEPENDAWRLYDILMKNVLGLGIPLLVMIVCYSRIIPILLNMRSTKKHRVVKLIISIVIAFFMFWAPYNISILLEFQKLSTDCNSLQSLKLSIIVTETIAYSHCCLNPIIYAFVGQKFMRRVLQMLKKCGSGFLPSTRENSSHRKSSVMSRSSDATTNFIM; translated from the exons atggatggatggatttacaGTTCAGTGAACAACCAAATAACTCACTGTGAGCTGCCTTCTTTGGACATTCTGTCTACCTCTAAAAAAA ATTTTGCAGAAAATGTCAGCGAAGAGTATGATTATTTAGACTATTATGAAGACAACACCAACAAAAACAGTCCTTGCAGCATCACCGCTCTGAGGGATTTTGGCAAGGTCTTTCTGCCCACCTTCTACAGTCTGGTTTTCGTCCTTGGCGTCATAG GCAATGGTTTAGTGGTGTGCGTCCTGGTGAAGCACCGCCACAAGACCAACTTAACAGACATGTGCCTCTTCAACCTGGCTGTCTCCGACCTCGTCTTTGTCTTCACGTTGCCTTTCTACTCTCACTACTCCGTGGTGGGTGAATGGCCTTTTGGAGACTTCCTCTGCCGCTTCGCCTCTGGCTCACACACCACTGGGTTTTTAAGCAGCATCTTCTTTATGGTTGCCATGACGCTGGACCGCTACATGGTCATCATGCACGCTCACAAGGTGGCACAATATCGCACTTTTAGGGCAGGCATCGCTCTGACCGCCTTTGTTTGGACGATGAGTTTGTGCTTCTCCCTGCCGGCCGTCTTCTTTACGAAGGTGACGAACGAGTCCACCGGAGTTGCCTGCACCTACGAACCAGAAAACGATGCCTGGAGGCTCTATGACATCCTCATGAAGAATGTATTGGGCCTTGGGATTCCACTGTTGGTGATGATAGTTTGCTACTCCAGGATCATCCCCATACTGCTGAACATGAGGAGCACCAAGAAGCACCGCGTTGTCAAGCTGATCATCTCCATAGTGATCGCCTTTTTCATGTTCTGGGCCCCATATAACATTTCCATTCTCTTGGAGTTTCAGAAATTGTCGACTGATTGCAACTCACTCCAAAGTCTTAAGCTGTCGATAATAGTGACCGAGACCATTGCTTATTCTCACTGCTGCCTGAATCCCATCATCTACGCCTTTGTGGGACAGAAGTTTATGAGACGAGTATTGCAGATGTTGAAGAAATGTGGGTCTGGGTTTCTCCCCTCTACAAGAGAAAATAGCTCACACAGGAAAAGCTCAGTTATGTCCAGGTCCTCTGATGCCACCACCAATTTCATCATGTAG
- the LOC120811214 gene encoding C-C chemokine receptor type 1-like isoform X3, with product MADFAENVSEEYDYLDYYEDNTNKNSPCSITALRDFGKVFLPTFYSLVFVLGVIGNGLVVCVLVKHRHKTNLTDMCLFNLAVSDLVFVFTLPFYSHYSVVGEWPFGDFLCRFASGSHTTGFLSSIFFMVAMTLDRYMVIMHAHKVAQYRTFRAGIALTAFVWTMSLCFSLPAVFFTKVTNESTGVACTYEPENDAWRLYDILMKNVLGLGIPLLVMIVCYSRIIPILLNMRSTKKHRVVKLIISIVIAFFMFWAPYNISILLEFQKLSTDCNSLQSLKLSIIVTETIAYSHCCLNPIIYAFVGQKFMRRVLQMLKKCGSGFLPSTRENSSHRKSSVMSRSSDATTNFIM from the exons ATGGCAG ATTTTGCAGAAAATGTCAGCGAAGAGTATGATTATTTAGACTATTATGAAGACAACACCAACAAAAACAGTCCTTGCAGCATCACCGCTCTGAGGGATTTTGGCAAGGTCTTTCTGCCCACCTTCTACAGTCTGGTTTTCGTCCTTGGCGTCATAG GCAATGGTTTAGTGGTGTGCGTCCTGGTGAAGCACCGCCACAAGACCAACTTAACAGACATGTGCCTCTTCAACCTGGCTGTCTCCGACCTCGTCTTTGTCTTCACGTTGCCTTTCTACTCTCACTACTCCGTGGTGGGTGAATGGCCTTTTGGAGACTTCCTCTGCCGCTTCGCCTCTGGCTCACACACCACTGGGTTTTTAAGCAGCATCTTCTTTATGGTTGCCATGACGCTGGACCGCTACATGGTCATCATGCACGCTCACAAGGTGGCACAATATCGCACTTTTAGGGCAGGCATCGCTCTGACCGCCTTTGTTTGGACGATGAGTTTGTGCTTCTCCCTGCCGGCCGTCTTCTTTACGAAGGTGACGAACGAGTCCACCGGAGTTGCCTGCACCTACGAACCAGAAAACGATGCCTGGAGGCTCTATGACATCCTCATGAAGAATGTATTGGGCCTTGGGATTCCACTGTTGGTGATGATAGTTTGCTACTCCAGGATCATCCCCATACTGCTGAACATGAGGAGCACCAAGAAGCACCGCGTTGTCAAGCTGATCATCTCCATAGTGATCGCCTTTTTCATGTTCTGGGCCCCATATAACATTTCCATTCTCTTGGAGTTTCAGAAATTGTCGACTGATTGCAACTCACTCCAAAGTCTTAAGCTGTCGATAATAGTGACCGAGACCATTGCTTATTCTCACTGCTGCCTGAATCCCATCATCTACGCCTTTGTGGGACAGAAGTTTATGAGACGAGTATTGCAGATGTTGAAGAAATGTGGGTCTGGGTTTCTCCCCTCTACAAGAGAAAATAGCTCACACAGGAAAAGCTCAGTTATGTCCAGGTCCTCTGATGCCACCACCAATTTCATCATGTAG